One window from the genome of Actinomycetota bacterium encodes:
- a CDS encoding potassium channel protein: FRRIMIPLLILVFLYFLGSLGYMLIEDMDLLSALFMTTITITTVGYQTIGELSRPGVIFTIIFIIIGTGLAAYILISVADYILSEFLLGRMETRRMNKMINKLRNHYIICGLGRVGLEIATELSHNQAEFIVIDNAQQPIETCKENNWLYIQGDASNDDILLDANIKEARSLFAALDTDSENVYITLSAKSLNPGIFVVARATAQETISKLEKAGADRVLSPQIIGGRRMAAMAMQPLVTDFLDTVMGTENIEVRLLEIKIEDSCSLDGKTIREASEKFDLGALIIAVIEPGKKTTYSKPAADTLLSAGQSLIAIGTKEQIQMLSNLAISG, from the coding sequence TTTAGAAGAATAATGATACCTCTGCTGATTTTGGTATTCCTTTATTTTCTGGGTTCCCTGGGATACATGCTCATTGAAGATATGGACTTGTTGAGTGCCCTGTTTATGACTACCATCACTATTACCACTGTAGGTTACCAGACCATAGGAGAACTGTCCCGCCCCGGAGTAATTTTTACCATTATCTTCATTATAATTGGCACTGGCCTGGCCGCTTATATACTGATAAGCGTGGCCGATTATATTTTATCAGAATTTTTATTAGGCAGAATGGAAACTAGAAGGATGAATAAGATGATAAACAAATTAAGAAACCATTACATTATATGCGGCCTGGGAAGGGTAGGGCTGGAAATTGCTACCGAACTGAGCCACAATCAGGCAGAATTCATAGTAATAGACAATGCCCAGCAACCCATAGAAACCTGTAAGGAAAACAACTGGCTGTACATACAAGGGGATGCCTCCAATGATGACATACTGCTGGACGCAAATATAAAGGAAGCCCGCAGCCTGTTTGCTGCCCTGGACACTGATTCAGAGAATGTATACATTACCCTTTCTGCCAAATCCCTTAACCCCGGTATCTTCGTAGTGGCCCGGGCCACAGCCCAGGAAACAATAAGCAAGCTGGAAAAAGCAGGGGCAGACAGGGTGCTCTCCCCCCAGATTATCGGCGGAAGAAGGATGGCGGCAATGGCCATGCAGCCCCTGGTAACTGACTTTCTGGATACCGTCATGGGCACAGAAAATATTGAAGTAAGGCTGCTGGAAATAAAGATTGAAGACAGCTGCAGCCTGGATGGGAAAACTATAAGGGAGGCCAGTGAAAAGTTTGACCTGGGAGCATTAATCATTGCAGTAATTGAACCCGGCAAAAAAACTACTTACAGCAAACCGGCAGCGGATACCCTGCTGTCCGCAGGCCAGAGCCTTATTGCTATCGGTACCAAGGAGCAGATACAGATGCTTTCCAATCTGGCCATCTCCGGCTAA